One genomic segment of Streptomyces sp. TLI_146 includes these proteins:
- a CDS encoding carbohydrate ABC transporter permease, producing MRVLGRVRRRTRERLAADAALLAVAAAFALPLLWLLLSSLDTDADLRVRVPGNPTLDNFSAVWTDEITFTPMLNSLVLCGGATALTVVCAVLAAYPLSRYRSRLTRPYLLTVLFTTCLPITAVMVPVYGLFVQVDLIDTVYGTALFLATAQLPFAIWLMKNFMDGVPRVLEEAAWTDGASMPQTLWRVVLPLMGPGVTVVTIYTFIMLWGNFFVPFMLLLSPDRLPASVSIFTFFGNYGSVVYGELAAFSILYSTPVLLLYVVIAQRLGGGFALGGAVKG from the coding sequence GTGAGGGTGCTGGGACGCGTGCGCCGCCGGACCCGGGAGCGGCTGGCCGCCGACGCCGCGCTGCTCGCGGTCGCCGCCGCGTTCGCGCTGCCGCTGCTGTGGCTGCTGCTCTCCTCGCTCGACACGGACGCGGACCTGCGGGTCCGCGTGCCGGGCAACCCCACCCTGGACAACTTCTCCGCCGTGTGGACCGACGAGATCACCTTCACGCCGATGCTCAACAGCCTGGTGCTGTGCGGCGGCGCGACCGCCCTGACGGTGGTGTGCGCGGTGCTGGCCGCCTATCCGCTCTCCCGCTACCGCTCCCGGCTGACCCGCCCGTACCTCCTGACGGTCCTGTTCACCACGTGTCTGCCGATCACCGCGGTGATGGTCCCGGTGTACGGGCTCTTCGTGCAGGTCGACCTGATCGACACGGTGTACGGCACGGCCCTGTTCCTGGCCACCGCGCAACTCCCGTTCGCCATCTGGCTGATGAAGAACTTCATGGACGGCGTGCCCCGGGTCCTGGAGGAGGCGGCGTGGACGGACGGGGCGTCGATGCCGCAGACGCTGTGGCGGGTGGTGCTGCCGCTGATGGGTCCCGGTGTGACAGTGGTGACGATCTACACCTTCATCATGCTGTGGGGGAACTTCTTCGTCCCCTTCATGCTGCTGCTCTCGCCGGACCGGCTGCCCGCCTCGGTCTCGATCTTCACCTTCTTCGGCAACTACGGCTCGGTGGTCTACGGCGAGCTGGCGGCGTTCTCCATCCTCTACTCCACGCCGGTGCTGCTGCTCTACGTGGTCATCGCCCAGCGGCTCGGCGGCGGATTCGCCCTGGGCGGGGCGGTCAAGGGGTGA
- a CDS encoding carbohydrate ABC transporter permease has protein sequence MLRWLPLAPATLLLLVFLAGPIGYCVYIAFTDMQLTGSSGTGFVGFDNFRRAFADPGFRNAVWLTVVFTVVSSILGQNTLGLALAALMRRASRPVRTLTGTLVIAAWVLPEIVAAFLLYAFFRREGTLNAVLDWLHLPTQNWLFGLPILAVSFANVWRGTAFSMLIYSAALAEIPQEITEAAEVDGASGPRRLWHITLPMIRRSIGTNLMLNTLQTLSVFGLIWAMTRGGPGRRSQTLPVFMYDQAFLKSLIGYGTAVALLLLLVGALFSVVYLRLMKVEV, from the coding sequence GTGCTGCGCTGGCTGCCCCTCGCCCCCGCCACCCTCCTCCTGCTGGTCTTCCTCGCCGGGCCCATCGGCTACTGCGTCTACATCGCCTTCACCGACATGCAGCTCACCGGCTCGTCCGGGACCGGCTTCGTCGGGTTCGACAACTTCCGGCGGGCGTTCGCCGACCCCGGCTTCCGCAACGCCGTATGGCTGACGGTGGTGTTCACGGTGGTCTCCTCGATCCTCGGGCAGAACACCCTGGGCCTCGCGCTCGCCGCCCTGATGCGGCGCGCCTCGCGGCCGGTGCGCACGCTCACCGGGACGCTGGTGATCGCGGCCTGGGTGCTGCCGGAGATCGTCGCCGCGTTCCTGCTGTACGCCTTCTTCCGCCGCGAGGGCACCCTCAACGCCGTTCTCGACTGGCTCCATCTGCCCACCCAGAACTGGCTGTTCGGCCTCCCGATCCTGGCGGTCTCGTTCGCCAACGTCTGGCGCGGCACCGCCTTCTCCATGCTGATCTACTCGGCCGCGCTCGCCGAGATCCCGCAGGAGATCACCGAGGCGGCCGAGGTGGACGGTGCGAGCGGGCCGCGCCGCCTGTGGCACATCACGCTGCCGATGATCCGCCGCTCCATCGGCACCAACCTGATGCTCAACACCCTCCAGACGCTCTCCGTGTTCGGGCTGATCTGGGCGATGACCCGGGGCGGCCCGGGGCGGCGCAGCCAGACGCTCCCGGTGTTCATGTACGACCAGGCGTTCCTGAAGAGCCTGATCGGGTACGGGACGGCGGTGGCGCTGCTGCTGCTCCTGGTGGGGGCGCTGTTCTCGGTCGTCTATCTGCGGTTGATGAAGGTGGAGGTGTGA
- a CDS encoding extracellular solute-binding protein — MRPTAVAPLVLATALAAGSLAACGDSGGDSATVKIAYNRSTDNKVRFKDDFLRSVKEQFEKDHPGKKVKLVPIQAPDNDYATKAQQMMRSAKTAPDLVYEDTFRINSDIKAGYLRPLDDRLAKWDAWNRFVPTAKAAAKAEDGKTYGVPDGTDTRGLWFNKQLFAKAGLPVDWQPRTWADILDAARTVKKKVPGVIPLNVLTGKAVGEAAVMQGFEMLLYGTGENPLYDPAAKKWVTGSQGFKDALDFVRTVYGEKLGPDVSDALDPNVNTRVATEWLPEGKLAIALDGSWLGQFWGPKGAKEWPRWPSVLGQAAMPTKDGQAPGRVSLSGGWTWAIPQKAGNPEPAWEFLQAMQTPANAARWAVVDAQIAVRDDVAKDPAYLKSMPGIDFFTGLVKYTHYRPALPVYPQVSSAIGEAMEAVTTGDATAAEAAKAYDGQVRTIAGGAVTSR; from the coding sequence GTGCGCCCCACCGCCGTAGCCCCGCTGGTCCTCGCCACCGCGCTCGCCGCCGGTTCGCTCGCCGCCTGCGGCGACTCCGGCGGCGACTCCGCCACCGTGAAGATCGCCTACAACCGCTCCACCGACAACAAGGTGCGCTTCAAGGACGACTTCCTCCGGTCGGTGAAGGAGCAGTTCGAGAAGGACCACCCCGGCAAGAAGGTCAAGCTCGTCCCCATCCAGGCCCCGGACAACGACTACGCCACCAAGGCCCAGCAGATGATGCGCTCGGCGAAGACCGCGCCGGACCTGGTCTACGAGGACACCTTCCGTATCAACTCCGACATCAAGGCCGGGTACTTGAGACCGCTGGACGACCGGCTGGCCAAGTGGGACGCCTGGAACCGCTTCGTCCCCACGGCGAAGGCGGCCGCCAAGGCCGAGGACGGCAAGACGTACGGCGTGCCGGACGGCACCGACACCCGGGGCCTGTGGTTCAACAAGCAGCTCTTCGCCAAGGCGGGGCTGCCCGTCGACTGGCAGCCGCGCACCTGGGCGGACATCCTCGACGCGGCCCGTACCGTCAAGAAGAAGGTCCCCGGCGTCATCCCGCTCAACGTCCTCACCGGCAAGGCGGTCGGCGAGGCGGCGGTGATGCAGGGCTTCGAGATGCTGCTGTACGGGACCGGCGAGAACCCGCTGTACGACCCGGCCGCCAAGAAGTGGGTCACCGGCTCGCAGGGCTTCAAGGACGCGCTGGACTTCGTCCGGACGGTGTACGGCGAGAAGCTGGGCCCGGACGTCTCCGACGCGCTCGACCCCAATGTGAACACCCGCGTCGCCACCGAGTGGCTGCCCGAGGGCAAGCTCGCGATCGCGCTGGACGGCTCGTGGCTGGGCCAGTTCTGGGGGCCCAAGGGCGCCAAGGAGTGGCCGCGGTGGCCGAGCGTGCTCGGGCAGGCCGCGATGCCGACGAAGGACGGGCAGGCGCCCGGCCGGGTCTCGCTGTCCGGCGGCTGGACGTGGGCGATCCCGCAGAAGGCCGGGAACCCGGAGCCGGCCTGGGAGTTCCTCCAGGCGATGCAGACCCCGGCCAACGCGGCCAGGTGGGCGGTGGTGGACGCGCAGATCGCGGTGCGGGACGACGTGGCGAAGGACCCGGCGTATCTGAAGTCCATGCCGGGCATCGACTTCTTCACCGGCCTGGTGAAGTACACCCACTACCGCCCGGCACTGCCGGTGTATCCGCAGGTCTCCTCGGCGATCGGGGAGGCGATGGAGGCGGTGACCACGGGGGATGCGACAGCGGCCGAGGCGGCGAAGGCCTATGACGGCCAGGTGCGGACGATCGCCGGGGGTGCGGTGACGTCGCGGTGA
- a CDS encoding response regulator: MTADAAPIRVLVVEDDPVAADAHRLYVGRVPGFTVAGTAHSRAEALRALERVEVDLLLLDLYLPDGHGLQLVRSLRAAGHGADVIAVTSARDLTMVREGVSLGVVQYVLKPFTFATLRDRLVRYAEFRATAGEASGQEEVDRALSTLRAPQPTALPKGLSAPTLQAVTRTLRSSPTGVTASAAAEAVGISRITARRYLEHLVTTGRAERTPQYGQIGRPELQYRWVDSRR; this comes from the coding sequence ATGACGGCCGACGCGGCGCCCATCAGAGTGCTGGTCGTCGAGGACGACCCGGTCGCCGCCGACGCGCATCGGCTGTACGTCGGCCGGGTGCCCGGCTTCACGGTGGCCGGGACCGCGCACTCGCGGGCCGAGGCGCTGCGGGCGCTTGAGCGCGTCGAGGTCGACCTGCTGCTGCTCGATCTGTATCTGCCGGACGGGCACGGCCTCCAGCTGGTGCGCTCGCTGCGGGCCGCCGGGCACGGCGCCGACGTCATCGCGGTGACCTCGGCCCGCGATCTGACGATGGTGCGCGAGGGCGTCTCGCTGGGCGTCGTCCAGTACGTCCTGAAGCCCTTCACCTTCGCCACCCTGCGCGACCGGCTGGTGCGGTACGCCGAGTTCCGCGCGACCGCCGGGGAGGCCAGCGGGCAGGAGGAGGTCGACCGGGCGCTGTCCACCCTGCGCGCCCCGCAGCCCACGGCCCTGCCGAAGGGGCTGAGCGCGCCCACGCTCCAGGCGGTGACCCGCACCCTGCGGTCCTCGCCGACGGGCGTCACCGCGTCGGCGGCGGCCGAGGCGGTCGGCATCTCGCGCATCACCGCACGCCGCTATCTGGAGCACCTGGTCACCACGGGCCGCGCCGAGCGGACCCCGCAGTACGGGCAGATCGGCCGCCCGGAGCTCCAGTACCGCTGGGTCGACTCCCGCCGCTGA
- a CDS encoding sensor histidine kinase, with protein sequence MRIPRPRSLAGQLFAMQVVLVAAIVAGCALYSYVQDRAQAEETARRQTTAIATAVATSPAVVEAVRSPDPTAVLQPYAETLRHTSGVDFVVILAPDGTRWTHPVPGEIGRKYLGDIRPALRGETFSETHMGVLGPSVRVVSPVRDHGRITALVSAGITIDKISEQVRKQVAALLAVASGVLAFGGLGTYVINARLRRHTHGMNAAELSQMHDYHEAALHAVREGLLMLDGQRRIALINDGGRELLGLGEDAVGRSVAELGLPAPLAGALLASEPRADEVHMTADRIVVVNTRPVSSGGRRGTVVTLRDHTELQALSGELDSERGFTQALRAQAHEAANRLHAVVSLIELGRTEEAVEFATAELELAQALTDQVVTAVGEPVLAALLLGKAAQANEHGVELTLTEGSAIEDGLLPPTVAPRDLVTVLGNLVDNAVDAAQGSAGARVAVTLTTEDEELVVRVADSGNGVDPAAVEAVFERGWSTKSPGRGIGLALVRMTVARHGGSVELAQGPYGGAEFTVRLPLRGGVVPV encoded by the coding sequence ATGCGCATACCCCGTCCCCGCAGCCTCGCGGGCCAGCTCTTCGCCATGCAGGTGGTGCTGGTCGCGGCGATCGTGGCGGGCTGCGCGCTCTACTCGTACGTCCAGGACCGCGCCCAGGCCGAGGAGACCGCCCGACGGCAGACCACCGCCATCGCGACCGCCGTCGCCACCTCGCCCGCGGTCGTGGAGGCGGTCCGCTCCCCGGATCCGACGGCGGTCCTCCAGCCGTACGCGGAGACCCTGCGGCACACCTCGGGCGTCGACTTCGTGGTGATCCTGGCGCCGGACGGGACCCGCTGGACGCATCCGGTGCCCGGCGAGATCGGCCGCAAGTACCTCGGCGACATCCGGCCCGCGCTGCGCGGCGAGACGTTCAGCGAGACGCACATGGGGGTGCTCGGGCCGTCCGTGCGGGTCGTCTCGCCGGTGCGCGACCACGGCCGGATCACCGCCCTGGTCAGCGCGGGCATCACCATCGACAAGATCAGCGAGCAGGTGCGCAAGCAGGTGGCGGCGCTGCTCGCGGTCGCCTCGGGGGTGCTGGCGTTCGGCGGCCTGGGCACGTACGTGATCAACGCGCGGCTGCGGCGGCACACCCACGGGATGAACGCGGCCGAGCTGAGTCAAATGCACGACTATCACGAGGCCGCGCTGCACGCGGTGCGCGAGGGGCTGCTGATGCTGGACGGGCAGCGCCGGATCGCGCTGATCAACGACGGCGGCCGGGAGCTGCTCGGGCTCGGCGAGGACGCGGTGGGCCGGTCGGTGGCGGAGCTCGGGCTGCCCGCGCCGCTCGCGGGGGCGCTGCTGGCGAGCGAGCCGAGGGCGGACGAGGTCCATATGACGGCCGACCGGATCGTGGTGGTCAACACCCGCCCGGTCTCCAGCGGCGGCCGTCGGGGCACCGTGGTGACCCTGCGCGACCACACCGAACTCCAGGCGCTCTCGGGTGAGCTGGACTCCGAGCGCGGGTTCACCCAGGCGCTGCGGGCGCAGGCGCACGAGGCGGCGAACCGGCTGCACGCGGTGGTCTCGCTGATCGAGCTGGGCCGGACCGAGGAGGCCGTGGAGTTCGCGACCGCCGAGCTGGAGCTCGCCCAGGCTCTCACCGACCAGGTCGTCACGGCCGTCGGCGAGCCGGTGCTCGCCGCGCTGCTGCTCGGCAAGGCCGCCCAGGCCAACGAGCACGGCGTCGAGCTGACGCTGACCGAGGGCAGCGCCATCGAGGACGGGCTGCTGCCGCCCACCGTGGCGCCCCGCGACCTGGTCACGGTTCTGGGCAACCTGGTGGACAACGCGGTCGACGCGGCCCAGGGCAGTGCGGGCGCCCGGGTCGCGGTCACCCTCACCACCGAGGACGAGGAGCTGGTGGTGCGGGTCGCGGACAGCGGGAATGGGGTCGACCCGGCCGCCGTGGAGGCGGTCTTCGAGCGCGGCTGGTCCACCAAGAGCCCGGGGCGCGGCATCGGGCTCGCGCTGGTGCGGATGACGGTCGCGCGGCACGGCGGAAGCGTGGAGCTGGCGCAAGGGCCGTACGGGGGCGCCGAGTTCACCGTACGGCTGCCGCTGCGCGGTGGGGTGGTGCCGGTATGA